A DNA window from Augochlora pura isolate Apur16 chromosome 9, APUR_v2.2.1, whole genome shotgun sequence contains the following coding sequences:
- the Stai gene encoding stathmin isoform X2: protein MATVTESPVNGEPTEIRCQEKSKGGLCYEVILAEPTVPKRAPSPPQTSPTQQVAIEDKLRAAEERRLSLEAHKLAALAAKLSKIEEAARKKDELSAAFIAATRESLDAKMNNTEEKREAHIAELKNKLKEHFESVEKSRLSLEQQTEEVRLAVEEKLKTAAAQRDENIKRMLDRLKEHEEQAARVRQSISERVQQLETQIQGKLDQARERRENLEREQKEKLRNYERRAELVRQNKAALSEQSNLPAENETASSG, encoded by the exons ATGGCTACAGTAACGGAATCGCCTGTCAACGGTGAAC CGACCGAGATTCGATGCCAGGAAAAGTCGAAGGGCGGCTTGTGCTACGAGGTGATCTTGGCAGAGCCAACAGTGCCGAAGAGGGCACCGTCGCCGCCACAAACGAGTCCGACTCAACAAGTCGCTATCGAGGACAAGCTGCGAGCGGCGGAGGAAAGAAGACTATCGCTTGAAGCTCATAAGCTGGCCGCACTCGCCGCGAAGCTTAGCAAAATCGAGGAGGCAGCTCGCAAGAAAGATGAGCTTAGCGCCGCTTTTATCGCCGCGACCCGCGAGTCGCTGGACGCCAAGATGAACAACACGGAGGAGAAGCGAGAGGCGCATATCGCCGAGCTGAAGAACAAGCTGAAAGAACAC TTTGAGAGCGTCGAGAAGAGTCGCTTGAGCCTTGAACAGCAGACCGAGGAGGTTCGCTTGGCCGTCGAAGAGAAGCTGAAGACTGCTGCCGCTCAGCGTGATGAGAACATCAAAAGGATGCTGGATCGTCTCAAGGAACAC GAGGAACAAGCAGCTCGCGTCCGTCAATCAATATCCGAGCGGGTCCAGCAGCTTGAGACCCAGATCCAGGGCAAATTGGACCAGGCCCGTGAACGTCGCGAGAACCTTGAGCGTGAACAGAAGGAGAAACTGCGCAACTAC GAGAGGCGCGCCGAGCTGGTGAGACAGAACAAAGCAGCCCTGTCCGAGCAGTCCAACCTGCCCGCTGAGAACGAGACCGCCAGCTCTGGGTAA
- the Stai gene encoding stathmin isoform X3, translating to MLIGLVRDSVLQCFCHSCKAPLSIVAGDRRGNAPFKKPSGKGKPRTKQPKKVKFITTEIRCQEKSKGGLCYEVILAEPTVPKRAPSPPQTSPTQQVAIEDKLRAAEERRLSLEAHKLAALAAKLSKIEEAARKKDELSAAFIAATRESLDAKMNNTEEKREAHIAELKNKLKEHFESVEKSRLSLEQQTEEVRLAVEEKLKTAAAQRDENIKRMLDRLKEHEEQAARVRQSISERVQQLETQIQGKLDQARERRENLEREQKEKLRNYNTVKIMKVRETAEDIYITENQKMRCIHTNRISTAEKNRRREIQRRVQAIRQHHERRAELVRQNKAALSEQSNLPAENETASSG from the exons ATGCTGATCGGTCTCGTGCGCGACTCAGTGCTGCAGTGCTTCTGTCACAGCTGCAAGGCACCCTTGAGCATCGTAG CGGGCGACAGAAGGGGCAACGCGCCCTTCAAGAAACCGAGCGGCAAAGGGAAACCGCGGACCAAGCAGCCGAAGAAAGTGAAGTTCATCA CGACCGAGATTCGATGCCAGGAAAAGTCGAAGGGCGGCTTGTGCTACGAGGTGATCTTGGCAGAGCCAACAGTGCCGAAGAGGGCACCGTCGCCGCCACAAACGAGTCCGACTCAACAAGTCGCTATCGAGGACAAGCTGCGAGCGGCGGAGGAAAGAAGACTATCGCTTGAAGCTCATAAGCTGGCCGCACTCGCCGCGAAGCTTAGCAAAATCGAGGAGGCAGCTCGCAAGAAAGATGAGCTTAGCGCCGCTTTTATCGCCGCGACCCGCGAGTCGCTGGACGCCAAGATGAACAACACGGAGGAGAAGCGAGAGGCGCATATCGCCGAGCTGAAGAACAAGCTGAAAGAACAC TTTGAGAGCGTCGAGAAGAGTCGCTTGAGCCTTGAACAGCAGACCGAGGAGGTTCGCTTGGCCGTCGAAGAGAAGCTGAAGACTGCTGCCGCTCAGCGTGATGAGAACATCAAAAGGATGCTGGATCGTCTCAAGGAACAC GAGGAACAAGCAGCTCGCGTCCGTCAATCAATATCCGAGCGGGTCCAGCAGCTTGAGACCCAGATCCAGGGCAAATTGGACCAGGCCCGTGAACGTCGCGAGAACCTTGAGCGTGAACAGAAGGAGAAACTGCGCAACTAC AACACCGTGAAGATAATGAAAGTACGCGAGACGGCGGAAGACATCTACATCACAGAGAATCAGAAGATGAGGTGCATTCATACCAATAGGATTTCTACTGCGGAGAAGAACCGGCGCCGAGAGATTCAACGCCGTGTACAGGCTATTCGCCAGCAT CAT GAGAGGCGCGCCGAGCTGGTGAGACAGAACAAAGCAGCCCTGTCCGAGCAGTCCAACCTGCCCGCTGAGAACGAGACCGCCAGCTCTGGGTAA
- the Stai gene encoding stathmin isoform X1 — protein MLIGLVRDSVLQCFCHSCKAPLSIVAGDRRGNAPFKKPSGKGKPRTKQPKKVKFITTEIRCQEKSKGGLCYEVILAEPTVPKRAPSPPQTSPTQQVAIEDKLRAAEERRLSLEAHKLAALAAKLSKIEEAARKKDELSAAFIAATRESLDAKMNNTEEKREAHIAELKNKLKEHFESVEKSRLSLEQQTEEVRLAVEEKLKTAAAQRDENIKRMLDRLKEHEEQAARVRQSISERVQQLETQIQGKLDQARERRENLEREQKEKLRNYERRAELVRQNKAALSEQSNLPAENETASSG, from the exons ATGCTGATCGGTCTCGTGCGCGACTCAGTGCTGCAGTGCTTCTGTCACAGCTGCAAGGCACCCTTGAGCATCGTAG CGGGCGACAGAAGGGGCAACGCGCCCTTCAAGAAACCGAGCGGCAAAGGGAAACCGCGGACCAAGCAGCCGAAGAAAGTGAAGTTCATCA CGACCGAGATTCGATGCCAGGAAAAGTCGAAGGGCGGCTTGTGCTACGAGGTGATCTTGGCAGAGCCAACAGTGCCGAAGAGGGCACCGTCGCCGCCACAAACGAGTCCGACTCAACAAGTCGCTATCGAGGACAAGCTGCGAGCGGCGGAGGAAAGAAGACTATCGCTTGAAGCTCATAAGCTGGCCGCACTCGCCGCGAAGCTTAGCAAAATCGAGGAGGCAGCTCGCAAGAAAGATGAGCTTAGCGCCGCTTTTATCGCCGCGACCCGCGAGTCGCTGGACGCCAAGATGAACAACACGGAGGAGAAGCGAGAGGCGCATATCGCCGAGCTGAAGAACAAGCTGAAAGAACAC TTTGAGAGCGTCGAGAAGAGTCGCTTGAGCCTTGAACAGCAGACCGAGGAGGTTCGCTTGGCCGTCGAAGAGAAGCTGAAGACTGCTGCCGCTCAGCGTGATGAGAACATCAAAAGGATGCTGGATCGTCTCAAGGAACAC GAGGAACAAGCAGCTCGCGTCCGTCAATCAATATCCGAGCGGGTCCAGCAGCTTGAGACCCAGATCCAGGGCAAATTGGACCAGGCCCGTGAACGTCGCGAGAACCTTGAGCGTGAACAGAAGGAGAAACTGCGCAACTAC GAGAGGCGCGCCGAGCTGGTGAGACAGAACAAAGCAGCCCTGTCCGAGCAGTCCAACCTGCCCGCTGAGAACGAGACCGCCAGCTCTGGGTAA